Proteins encoded in a region of the Candidatus Glassbacteria bacterium genome:
- the fliG gene encoding flagellar motor switch protein FliG, producing MAEIQFDELTGLQKAAILVVSLGVEASSSIFKNMNERDIEKLSIQVANMDDIPSAISDQIVEEFYQMVLAQEYIAQGGMEYARNVLEQALGGPRAAQILAKVQSSLHVSGFKLLKKVDPAQLINFIMHEHPQTVAVIMAHLDAQQAASILAELPEQLQNEIVFRIATMGKISPELLNDVEKVLESQLENVLGQDLSQAGGASSVAEILNLADRATERKILDNLVQKDPELATEVKNLMFVFDDILLLDDKSMQRVLKEVDVKDLSVALKGTSEEMKGKCFNNVSERVAQLIQEEMDFMGPVRLRDVEEVQQRIVDIVRSLEEDGEIVISGKGGAEDTLVE from the coding sequence ATGGCTGAAATCCAGTTCGACGAGCTAACCGGTCTGCAGAAAGCGGCTATCCTGGTGGTGTCGCTGGGAGTCGAGGCGTCCAGTTCGATTTTCAAGAACATGAACGAGCGGGATATCGAGAAGCTGTCGATCCAGGTGGCCAATATGGACGACATCCCCTCGGCGATCAGCGACCAGATCGTGGAAGAGTTCTACCAGATGGTGCTCGCCCAGGAGTATATCGCCCAGGGCGGAATGGAGTATGCGCGCAACGTGCTGGAACAGGCGCTGGGAGGCCCCAGGGCCGCGCAGATACTGGCCAAGGTGCAGAGCTCGCTGCACGTATCCGGTTTCAAGCTGCTGAAAAAAGTGGACCCCGCCCAGCTGATCAACTTCATCATGCACGAGCACCCGCAGACAGTGGCCGTGATCATGGCCCACCTTGACGCCCAGCAGGCGGCCTCAATCCTGGCCGAGTTGCCCGAGCAGCTTCAAAACGAGATAGTCTTCCGGATCGCCACGATGGGCAAAATCAGCCCGGAACTGCTTAACGACGTGGAAAAAGTACTGGAGAGCCAGTTGGAGAACGTGCTGGGCCAGGACCTGAGCCAGGCCGGCGGAGCATCCAGCGTGGCGGAAATCCTGAACCTGGCCGACCGGGCCACCGAGCGCAAGATTCTCGATAACCTGGTGCAGAAAGACCCGGAGCTGGCCACCGAGGTCAAGAACCTGATGTTCGTGTTCGACGATATCCTCCTTCTGGACGATAAGAGCATGCAGCGCGTGCTGAAGGAAGTGGACGTCAAGGACCTGAGCGTGGCGCTGAAGGGCACCAGCGAGGAGATGAAAGGCAAGTGCTTCAACAACGTCTCCGAGCGCGTGGCCCAGTTGATTCAGGAAGAGATGGATTTCATGGGTCCGGTCCGGCTGCGCGATGTCGAAGAGGTGCAGCAGCGGATCGTGGACATTGTCCGCTCGCTGGAGGAAGACGGCGAGATCGTTATCAGCGGCAAGGGCGGCGCCGAGGATACGCTGGTCGAGTAG
- a CDS encoding methyltransferase, which produces MMDRQDVITALEHRDTGRVPVDFGASPVTGMHVSCVADLREHFGLERRPVKAVEPYQMLGEIEDDLKDAIGIDFEGVAPRKTMFGFPNVDWKEWRMPDGQVVLVSGRFNTTTDERGDTLIYPEGDTTAPPSGRMPAGGFFFDAIIRQQPFEESELDPADNLEEFGPVAVEDLEYFERETARARATGRTVVANFGGTALGDIALVPAPFLKHPKGIRDITEWYISLAARKEYVSSIFEAQTGLALANLAKVHARVVDKVDVAFICGTDFGTQSGTFVSPDDFRELYLPCYRRINGWVHENTNWKTFKHSCGAVETFMELFAEAGFDIINPVQVSAAGMEADKLKERHGGRLVFWGGGVDTQAVLPFGKPAEVRAQVLERLETFSPGGGYVFNTVHNAQARTPVENLVAMIEAVKEFNGDN; this is translated from the coding sequence ATGATGGACCGTCAGGACGTAATCACCGCGCTGGAGCACCGGGACACGGGCCGGGTTCCGGTCGATTTCGGAGCCTCGCCGGTTACCGGCATGCATGTAAGCTGTGTCGCGGACCTGCGCGAGCACTTCGGGCTGGAGCGGCGGCCGGTTAAGGCTGTGGAGCCGTACCAGATGCTGGGTGAGATCGAGGACGACTTGAAAGACGCGATCGGGATCGATTTCGAGGGAGTGGCGCCGCGCAAGACGATGTTCGGATTCCCCAACGTGGACTGGAAAGAGTGGCGGATGCCCGACGGCCAGGTGGTGCTGGTCTCAGGGCGGTTCAACACAACCACCGATGAGCGCGGCGACACGCTGATCTACCCCGAGGGAGACACAACTGCTCCCCCCAGCGGACGGATGCCTGCCGGCGGGTTCTTTTTCGACGCCATTATCCGCCAGCAGCCTTTCGAGGAAAGCGAACTCGACCCGGCTGACAACCTGGAGGAGTTCGGCCCTGTGGCGGTAGAGGACCTGGAGTATTTCGAGCGGGAAACCGCCCGCGCCCGCGCCACCGGACGGACCGTGGTGGCTAATTTCGGCGGCACGGCCCTGGGGGATATCGCGCTGGTGCCCGCCCCGTTCCTCAAGCATCCAAAGGGTATCCGCGACATCACCGAGTGGTATATCTCGCTGGCCGCCCGCAAGGAATATGTCAGTAGCATTTTCGAGGCACAGACCGGACTGGCGCTGGCCAACCTGGCGAAGGTCCACGCGCGGGTGGTGGATAAGGTGGATGTCGCTTTTATCTGCGGAACCGATTTCGGCACCCAGAGCGGCACGTTTGTCAGTCCCGATGATTTCCGCGAGCTGTATCTGCCCTGCTACCGGCGGATCAACGGCTGGGTCCACGAGAATACCAACTGGAAAACGTTCAAACATTCCTGCGGGGCGGTGGAAACATTCATGGAGCTGTTCGCCGAGGCCGGGTTCGATATTATCAACCCGGTGCAGGTATCCGCCGCCGGGATGGAGGCCGACAAGCTCAAAGAGCGGCACGGCGGCCGCCTGGTGTTCTGGGGCGGTGGGGTCGATACCCAGGCCGTGCTGCCGTTCGGCAAACCGGCCGAGGTCCGCGCCCAGGTACTGGAGAGGCTGGAGACGTTCAGCCCCGGAGGAGGGTATGTCTTCAACACGGTCCATAACGCCCAGGCGCGTACACCGGTGGAAAACCTGGTGGCGATGATCGAGGCGGTGAAGGAGTTCAACGGTGACAACTGA
- a CDS encoding DUF5107 domain-containing protein, with product MKFTFGPLIGILLLVSIAFAEVRVYQDSVILPSYRIGEPEIMPRWRVRFGQIYPYTMQDSLSDDRAPRAWHALYAENEWVRVMVLPEIGGRVHGAQDLTNGYQFMQDQRSIKPALVGMAGAWISGGVEWNFPDGHRISGFRPADWRIEHNPDGSKTIWTGEIERVYGMRWAVGNTVHPDRNWVETRVRLTNCTPVPHAFLYWADCGVRGTPEFTAVIPGEIATGHGKHRFFHWPLQDGKDLRMWKNAPGGTSYFAFESEADYFGTWSPEENGGIVHVADHHVMRGKKLWFCGTSPAGRLWEVVLTDNDAPLVEPQAGAYSDNQPDYHWIRPGETKVFSHFWFPVRDIGKWHFANLEGSLALRVENGKIFSGWCPTTANQNAKAVLTYRGRELLRESIDTDPGNPFRRRVEAPDDLDLYDLHLAFYSASGDTLLAFSHPRPENPPLPEPAPPFPAPMEIASSDSLFLIGDHLERFRERALALEYWNEALSRDPGDTRCNTAVGLVHFKQGLYEKALEYFRTALKRDREFAEARYYSGLCHLKLGDSKQAERQLNIAAYDAGWYAAAHFELAQLSGALKRYAKALEHIERSLRANADNMGALAVKALVLNRLGRHDDALAVCDSVQRTDRLDLLSAAEREVALIESGRAVEASAARDSLLAITRLDGNNHLELAVRYIRCGQWRDAAAVLELAVERGLNPDTRQNDLPLILYYLSYCNRLLGENDVAASWQLKTRQASYYRCFPNRLESYAVLENALEHDPRDSRALFYLGTLCLAHHRSEQAVDYLRRATEIEPGNEVAQRNLGYALMSLGRLEQARAAYEAAIDARPDGARAILELDMVLHDLGIPPANRIGLFESHPEAVNGNDPLSGRLVSLYMQLDRYDDALAVLTTHRFHSWEGRYGIHRHWVQCRIKLGDRAFERGDYEQAHGHYLQAMEYPDNLEAKEQPRTIHARKRYKIGIALAALGRESEAKKIFQLVLEDKPRPGDPYLYHQGRALQELGEHDRARAKFQRMLDDVDVGLERPESGPPSHAENSGSGDIRQALLHFKRALALEGLGRGDEASGERELAFELDPEVELRAFAPPAAGW from the coding sequence GGTTTCGATAGCTTTCGCCGAGGTCCGAGTCTACCAGGACTCGGTTATCCTGCCAAGCTACCGGATCGGCGAGCCGGAAATCATGCCCCGCTGGCGGGTCCGGTTCGGCCAGATTTATCCCTACACGATGCAGGACAGCCTGAGCGATGACCGCGCCCCTCGAGCCTGGCACGCCCTCTACGCCGAGAATGAATGGGTTCGGGTGATGGTGCTGCCCGAAATCGGCGGACGGGTCCACGGGGCGCAGGATCTGACCAACGGCTACCAGTTCATGCAGGACCAGCGCAGTATCAAACCCGCGCTGGTGGGGATGGCCGGGGCGTGGATTTCCGGCGGAGTGGAGTGGAACTTTCCCGATGGCCACCGGATTTCGGGATTCCGTCCCGCAGACTGGCGGATCGAGCACAACCCCGACGGGAGCAAGACAATCTGGACCGGCGAGATCGAGCGGGTATACGGCATGCGCTGGGCGGTCGGCAACACGGTCCATCCAGACCGTAACTGGGTGGAGACCAGGGTCCGGCTGACAAACTGCACGCCGGTGCCTCACGCTTTCCTTTACTGGGCCGACTGCGGCGTGCGCGGCACACCGGAATTCACGGCTGTCATCCCCGGCGAGATCGCCACCGGTCACGGCAAGCACAGGTTTTTCCACTGGCCGCTCCAAGACGGTAAAGACCTGCGGATGTGGAAAAACGCTCCCGGCGGCACCAGCTACTTCGCTTTCGAGAGCGAGGCGGATTATTTCGGGACCTGGAGTCCGGAGGAAAACGGCGGGATTGTCCACGTGGCCGATCACCATGTCATGCGCGGCAAGAAACTCTGGTTCTGCGGGACCTCGCCGGCCGGACGGCTGTGGGAGGTAGTCCTTACCGACAACGACGCCCCGCTGGTGGAGCCCCAGGCCGGAGCCTACAGCGACAACCAGCCGGATTACCATTGGATCCGCCCCGGCGAAACTAAAGTCTTCAGCCATTTCTGGTTCCCGGTCCGCGACATCGGTAAGTGGCATTTCGCCAATCTCGAGGGGTCCCTGGCGCTACGGGTCGAGAACGGTAAAATATTCAGCGGCTGGTGCCCGACCACTGCCAATCAGAACGCGAAAGCGGTCTTAACTTACCGCGGCAGGGAACTGCTCCGCGAATCAATCGATACCGATCCGGGCAACCCGTTCAGGCGGCGAGTTGAAGCACCTGATGACCTGGATTTATACGATCTCCACCTGGCATTCTATTCCGCCTCCGGCGACACCCTGCTTGCCTTCAGCCATCCCCGTCCGGAAAACCCGCCACTGCCGGAGCCTGCTCCTCCGTTCCCCGCACCGATGGAAATCGCCAGTTCCGACAGCCTGTTCCTGATCGGCGACCACCTGGAGCGCTTCCGCGAACGCGCCCTCGCGCTGGAGTACTGGAACGAAGCGCTCAGTCGCGATCCCGGTGATACTCGCTGCAATACCGCCGTGGGCTTGGTGCATTTCAAGCAGGGGCTCTACGAGAAAGCTCTCGAGTATTTCCGCACCGCCCTGAAGCGCGACCGCGAATTTGCAGAGGCCCGCTATTACTCCGGCCTCTGTCATCTCAAACTGGGTGATTCCAAACAGGCCGAGCGGCAGTTGAATATCGCCGCCTACGATGCCGGCTGGTACGCCGCCGCACATTTCGAACTGGCCCAACTGAGCGGCGCGTTGAAGCGCTATGCCAAAGCGCTCGAGCATATTGAACGCTCCCTGCGGGCCAACGCCGACAACATGGGCGCTCTTGCGGTTAAAGCACTGGTGCTCAACCGTCTGGGCCGCCATGATGACGCCCTCGCTGTCTGCGACTCGGTCCAGCGCACCGACCGGCTCGACCTGCTTTCGGCGGCCGAACGGGAAGTTGCCCTGATCGAGTCGGGCCGCGCCGTCGAGGCGTCCGCCGCCCGCGACAGCCTGCTGGCGATCACGCGCCTCGACGGCAACAACCACCTTGAGCTGGCTGTCCGCTATATCCGCTGCGGCCAGTGGCGCGATGCCGCGGCTGTCCTGGAACTGGCGGTCGAAAGGGGACTGAACCCCGATACCCGTCAGAACGACCTGCCGCTGATCCTCTATTACCTGTCCTACTGCAACCGCCTGCTCGGGGAAAACGATGTCGCCGCGAGTTGGCAACTGAAGACGCGACAAGCCTCTTATTATCGCTGCTTTCCCAACCGGCTTGAAAGCTACGCCGTGCTCGAAAACGCATTGGAGCACGATCCCCGAGACAGCCGGGCGCTGTTTTACCTCGGCACGCTTTGCCTGGCCCACCATCGCAGTGAACAGGCGGTGGATTATCTCCGCCGGGCGACCGAAATCGAACCGGGCAACGAGGTAGCCCAGCGCAACCTCGGGTACGCCCTGATGAGCCTGGGACGGCTCGAACAGGCCCGCGCCGCCTACGAGGCCGCGATCGATGCCCGCCCGGACGGAGCCAGGGCGATCCTGGAGCTTGACATGGTCCTGCACGACCTCGGTATCCCGCCCGCAAACAGGATCGGGTTATTCGAGAGCCACCCGGAGGCGGTCAACGGCAACGATCCACTCAGCGGACGGCTGGTTTCGCTTTACATGCAGTTGGACCGCTATGATGATGCGCTGGCCGTGCTGACCACCCACCGCTTCCACAGCTGGGAGGGGCGCTACGGGATCCACCGCCACTGGGTCCAGTGCCGGATCAAGCTCGGCGACCGGGCTTTCGAGCGGGGAGACTACGAGCAGGCGCACGGGCACTATTTGCAGGCGATGGAATACCCGGACAACCTGGAAGCCAAGGAGCAGCCCCGCACGATCCATGCACGCAAGAGGTACAAGATCGGTATCGCGCTGGCCGCGCTGGGGCGGGAAAGCGAGGCGAAAAAAATCTTCCAGCTCGTTCTGGAAGACAAACCCCGTCCCGGCGACCCGTACCTTTATCACCAGGGACGGGCGCTCCAGGAACTCGGAGAGCACGATCGTGCGCGGGCAAAATTCCAGCGGATGCTTGATGACGTGGATGTCGGCCTGGAGCGCCCCGAGAGTGGGCCGCCCTCGCACGCTGAAAACTCCGGCAGTGGTGATATACGCCAGGCGCTGCTGCATTTCAAGCGAGCGCTGGCGCTTGAGGGACTGGGCCGAGGTGATGAGGCCAGCGGGGAGCGAGAGCTGGCGTTCGAGCTGGACCCGGAAGTGGAACTGCGGGCGTTCGCTCCGCCGGCGGCCGGCTGGTGA
- a CDS encoding sugar porter family MFS transporter translates to MSYVIGLSAVASIGGLLFGYDTAVISGAIGLLRTKFELDSAMTGWAASSALAGCMLGVALAGPVSDRLGRKKALIGAAVFFLVSALGTALPRNITEFVICRMLGGVGVGAASMVSPMYIAEISPPRLRGRMVSLNQLAIVSGILLVYFVNYFIAAAGDAAWNVEQGWRWMFGSEALPAVLLLTLLFFVPESPRWLVKEGHREKAKRILLKASGHGIAEAELLRIENSLGTQEASLSELFRPGMRVVLAIGIVLAVLSQVTGINVIMYYAPEIFKQVGSGLDTALLQTVAVGTVNLAFTFVAIWAIDRLGRKPLMIVGAAGMALAQAGIGVAVFTNASPWLLVAFVLGYIACFASSLGPVCWVVLAEIFPTRIRGRAMSLAIISLWGANLVVSQTFPMLNEHPWLVEQFRHSFPFLVYGLLCVVTVVFVLKVIPETRGMPLEEIEKMWHVEPV, encoded by the coding sequence CTGTCCTACGTGATCGGTCTCAGCGCGGTGGCCAGTATCGGCGGGCTGTTGTTCGGTTACGACACGGCGGTGATCAGCGGAGCTATCGGTTTGCTGCGCACCAAATTCGAGCTCGATAGTGCGATGACCGGCTGGGCGGCCTCCAGCGCCCTGGCCGGCTGCATGCTGGGCGTGGCCCTGGCCGGCCCGGTTAGCGACAGGCTCGGCCGCAAGAAAGCGCTGATCGGCGCGGCGGTGTTTTTCCTTGTTTCAGCGCTGGGAACCGCCCTGCCGCGTAATATCACCGAGTTCGTGATTTGCCGCATGCTGGGCGGCGTGGGCGTGGGCGCGGCGTCGATGGTCAGCCCGATGTATATCGCCGAGATCTCGCCGCCCCGTCTGCGCGGCCGGATGGTGTCGCTGAACCAGCTGGCGATAGTCAGCGGAATCCTGCTGGTCTATTTCGTCAATTACTTTATCGCCGCCGCCGGAGACGCAGCCTGGAACGTGGAGCAGGGCTGGCGCTGGATGTTCGGCTCGGAGGCGCTGCCGGCCGTCCTGCTGCTGACACTGCTGTTTTTCGTGCCGGAAAGCCCTCGCTGGCTGGTCAAGGAGGGACACAGGGAGAAAGCGAAGCGGATTCTGCTCAAAGCCTCGGGCCACGGGATCGCCGAAGCCGAGTTGCTGCGGATCGAAAACTCGCTGGGGACCCAAGAAGCAAGCCTGTCCGAGCTGTTCCGTCCCGGGATGCGCGTGGTGCTGGCTATCGGGATAGTCCTGGCCGTGCTGTCGCAGGTAACCGGGATAAATGTGATCATGTATTACGCTCCGGAGATTTTCAAGCAAGTCGGCTCAGGCTTGGATACCGCGCTGCTGCAGACCGTAGCGGTGGGGACAGTCAACCTGGCGTTCACTTTCGTGGCGATCTGGGCAATCGACAGGCTGGGCCGCAAGCCGCTGATGATTGTCGGGGCGGCGGGGATGGCGCTGGCGCAGGCGGGGATCGGGGTGGCGGTGTTTACAAATGCGAGCCCGTGGCTGCTGGTGGCGTTCGTGCTGGGCTATATCGCCTGTTTCGCCAGTTCGCTGGGGCCGGTGTGCTGGGTTGTGCTGGCGGAAATTTTCCCGACCCGGATCCGCGGCCGCGCGATGAGCCTGGCGATAATCAGCCTGTGGGGGGCGAACCTGGTGGTCAGCCAGACTTTCCCGATGCTGAACGAACATCCGTGGCTGGTGGAGCAATTTCGTCATTCGTTCCCGTTTTTGGTTTATGGATTGCTGTGCGTGGTCACTGTCGTATTCGTGCTGAAAGTTATCCCCGAGACTCGCGGCATGCCGCTGGAGGAGATCGAGAAAATGTGGCATGTGGAGCCTGTTTGA